One window of Nymphaea colorata isolate Beijing-Zhang1983 chromosome 11, ASM883128v2, whole genome shotgun sequence genomic DNA carries:
- the LOC116264329 gene encoding probable 3-deoxy-D-manno-octulosonic acid transferase, mitochondrial isoform X2 has product MRISKQRNMSRGKMTGWQSKGRVISVVYRAVTYALTPLIFLHVSVRRLRGVEHPTRWTERFGYPSSLRPDGPLLWFHAVSLGEGMAVLPVIRHCVHHHPHLNVLMTTTTTSAFNVIKDRLPECVIYQYAPLDIPMAVEPFLDYWKPDAAFFIESELWPNLILATSRRRVSLALLNARMSIKSFKLWSNIAVKPLMSSILSRFSLISPLSTNEAIHFQLLGASPFIINFAGDLKYVGDSDIPSQQNVNMENLESSLASRKVWMASSIHKDEEAVILWIHKELAKTYSSLLTIIVPRHPQQGQQITEAVQREGVNVALRSQSKAVLPSANFYVVDTLGELKSLYRLSPIAVVGGSFIQGLSGHNMCEAAAAGCAVLTGPHVGHFSQMVQEMQRLEPLSVQQVAGKIELLDHLRKLLSDAKTLEDHRIAAKKAAFGLSRGVVQNVWNLIDIHVLKKHVQERDM; this is encoded by the exons ATGCGTATAAGCAAGCAGCGCAACATGTCGCGGGGAAAAATGACGGGGTGGCAGTCGAAGGGGAGGGTGATCAGCGTTGTCTATAGAGCGGTGACCTACGCTCTCACCCCTCTCATCTTTCTGCACGTCAGTGTAAGGAGGCTTCGTGGCGTCGAGCACCCCACCAGGTGGACCGAACGCTTCGGCTACCCATCTTCTCTTCGTCCAGATGGACCCCTCCTCTGGTTCCATGCCGTCTCCTTAG GTGAAGGGATGGCTGTGCTTCCAGTAATCAGGCACTGCGTCCACCACCACCCTCATCTCAATGTTCTCatgaccaccaccaccacctccgcCTT TAATGTCATTAAAGACCGGCTTCCTGAGTGTGTGATCTATCAG TATGCACCCCTTGACATTCCCATGGCTGTAGAACCCTTCCTTGATTACTGGAAACCTGATGCagcattttttattgaaagtgAACTTTGGCCAAATCTTATCCTGGCAACTTCTAGGAGAAGA GTTTCACTGGCATTGTTGAATGCCCGCATGTCCATCAAATCCTTCAAATTATGGTCAAATATTGCCGTGAAGCCATTAATGTCATCAATATTGTCAAGATTTTCATTGATTTCACCATTA AGCACAAATGAAGCAATCCATTTCCAGCTGCTTGGAGCATCACCATTTATCATCAATTTTGCTGGTGATCTGAAATATG TAGGAGATTCTGATATTCCTAGCCAGCAGAATGTGAACATGGAAAATCTAGAATCAAGTCTTGCTTCTAGGAAGGTGTGGATGGCTTCCTCTATTCATAAAGATGAAGAAGCAG TTATCTTATGGATACACAAAGAACTAGCAAAAACATATTCAAGCTTGCTCACAATTATTGTTCCTCGACATCCCCAGCAAGGACAGCAGATAACTGAA GCAGTGCAGAGGGAAGGGGTGAATGTTGCATTGAGGTCTCAAAGCAAAGCTGTTCTTCCTAGTGCGAACTTTTATGTGGTTGACACATTAG GTGAATTGAAAAGCTTGTATAGGTTGAGCCCAATTGCTGTGGTAGGAGGATCATTTATCCAGGGATTATCTGGACACAATATGTGCgaagctgctgctgctggttgTGCTGTTTTGACTG GCCCCCATGTAGggcatttctctcaaatggtaCAGGAGATGCAAAGGCTAGAGCCTCTTTCAGTACAACAG GTCGCAGGAAAAATTGAACTGCTGGACCACTTGAGAAAGCTCCTTAGCGATGCCAAAACCTTAGAGGACCACCGAATCGCTGCCAAGAAAGCAGCTTTTGGTTTGTCACGCGGAGTGGTCCAGAATGTCTGGAACCTGATTGATATACATGTATTGAAGAAACACGTTCAAGAACGTGATATGTAA
- the LOC116264329 gene encoding probable 3-deoxy-D-manno-octulosonic acid transferase, mitochondrial isoform X1 → MRISKQRNMSRGKMTGWQSKGRVISVVYRAVTYALTPLIFLHVSVRRLRGVEHPTRWTERFGYPSSLRPDGPLLWFHAVSLGEGMAVLPVIRHCVHHHPHLNVLMTTTTTSAFNVIKDRLPECVIYQYAPLDIPMAVEPFLDYWKPDAAFFIESELWPNLILATSRRRVSLALLNARMSIKSFKLWSNIAVKPLMSSILSRFSLISPLSTNEAIHFQLLGASPFIINFAGDLKYAVGDSDIPSQQNVNMENLESSLASRKVWMASSIHKDEEAVILWIHKELAKTYSSLLTIIVPRHPQQGQQITEAVQREGVNVALRSQSKAVLPSANFYVVDTLGELKSLYRLSPIAVVGGSFIQGLSGHNMCEAAAAGCAVLTGPHVGHFSQMVQEMQRLEPLSVQQVAGKIELLDHLRKLLSDAKTLEDHRIAAKKAAFGLSRGVVQNVWNLIDIHVLKKHVQERDM, encoded by the exons ATGCGTATAAGCAAGCAGCGCAACATGTCGCGGGGAAAAATGACGGGGTGGCAGTCGAAGGGGAGGGTGATCAGCGTTGTCTATAGAGCGGTGACCTACGCTCTCACCCCTCTCATCTTTCTGCACGTCAGTGTAAGGAGGCTTCGTGGCGTCGAGCACCCCACCAGGTGGACCGAACGCTTCGGCTACCCATCTTCTCTTCGTCCAGATGGACCCCTCCTCTGGTTCCATGCCGTCTCCTTAG GTGAAGGGATGGCTGTGCTTCCAGTAATCAGGCACTGCGTCCACCACCACCCTCATCTCAATGTTCTCatgaccaccaccaccacctccgcCTT TAATGTCATTAAAGACCGGCTTCCTGAGTGTGTGATCTATCAG TATGCACCCCTTGACATTCCCATGGCTGTAGAACCCTTCCTTGATTACTGGAAACCTGATGCagcattttttattgaaagtgAACTTTGGCCAAATCTTATCCTGGCAACTTCTAGGAGAAGA GTTTCACTGGCATTGTTGAATGCCCGCATGTCCATCAAATCCTTCAAATTATGGTCAAATATTGCCGTGAAGCCATTAATGTCATCAATATTGTCAAGATTTTCATTGATTTCACCATTA AGCACAAATGAAGCAATCCATTTCCAGCTGCTTGGAGCATCACCATTTATCATCAATTTTGCTGGTGATCTGAAATATG CAGTAGGAGATTCTGATATTCCTAGCCAGCAGAATGTGAACATGGAAAATCTAGAATCAAGTCTTGCTTCTAGGAAGGTGTGGATGGCTTCCTCTATTCATAAAGATGAAGAAGCAG TTATCTTATGGATACACAAAGAACTAGCAAAAACATATTCAAGCTTGCTCACAATTATTGTTCCTCGACATCCCCAGCAAGGACAGCAGATAACTGAA GCAGTGCAGAGGGAAGGGGTGAATGTTGCATTGAGGTCTCAAAGCAAAGCTGTTCTTCCTAGTGCGAACTTTTATGTGGTTGACACATTAG GTGAATTGAAAAGCTTGTATAGGTTGAGCCCAATTGCTGTGGTAGGAGGATCATTTATCCAGGGATTATCTGGACACAATATGTGCgaagctgctgctgctggttgTGCTGTTTTGACTG GCCCCCATGTAGggcatttctctcaaatggtaCAGGAGATGCAAAGGCTAGAGCCTCTTTCAGTACAACAG GTCGCAGGAAAAATTGAACTGCTGGACCACTTGAGAAAGCTCCTTAGCGATGCCAAAACCTTAGAGGACCACCGAATCGCTGCCAAGAAAGCAGCTTTTGGTTTGTCACGCGGAGTGGTCCAGAATGTCTGGAACCTGATTGATATACATGTATTGAAGAAACACGTTCAAGAACGTGATATGTAA
- the LOC116264329 gene encoding probable 3-deoxy-D-manno-octulosonic acid transferase, mitochondrial isoform X4, protein MRISKQRNMSRGKMTGWQSKGRVISVVYRAVTYALTPLIFLHVSVRRLRGVEHPTRWTERFGYPSSLRPDGPLLWFHAVSLGEGMAVLPVIRHCVHHHPHLNVLMTTTTTSAFNVIKDRLPECVIYQYAPLDIPMAVEPFLDYWKPDAAFFIESELWPNLILATSRRRVSLALLNARMSIKSFKLWSNIAVKPLMSSILSRFSLISPLSTNEAIHFQLLGASPFIINFAGDLKYAVGDSDIPSQQNVNMENLESSLASRKVWMASSIHKDEEAVILWIHKELAKTYSSLLTIIVPRHPQQGQQITEAVQREGVNVALRSQSKAVLPSANFYVVDTLGELKSLYRLSPIAVVGGSFIQGLSGHNMCEAAAAGCAVLTGRRKN, encoded by the exons ATGCGTATAAGCAAGCAGCGCAACATGTCGCGGGGAAAAATGACGGGGTGGCAGTCGAAGGGGAGGGTGATCAGCGTTGTCTATAGAGCGGTGACCTACGCTCTCACCCCTCTCATCTTTCTGCACGTCAGTGTAAGGAGGCTTCGTGGCGTCGAGCACCCCACCAGGTGGACCGAACGCTTCGGCTACCCATCTTCTCTTCGTCCAGATGGACCCCTCCTCTGGTTCCATGCCGTCTCCTTAG GTGAAGGGATGGCTGTGCTTCCAGTAATCAGGCACTGCGTCCACCACCACCCTCATCTCAATGTTCTCatgaccaccaccaccacctccgcCTT TAATGTCATTAAAGACCGGCTTCCTGAGTGTGTGATCTATCAG TATGCACCCCTTGACATTCCCATGGCTGTAGAACCCTTCCTTGATTACTGGAAACCTGATGCagcattttttattgaaagtgAACTTTGGCCAAATCTTATCCTGGCAACTTCTAGGAGAAGA GTTTCACTGGCATTGTTGAATGCCCGCATGTCCATCAAATCCTTCAAATTATGGTCAAATATTGCCGTGAAGCCATTAATGTCATCAATATTGTCAAGATTTTCATTGATTTCACCATTA AGCACAAATGAAGCAATCCATTTCCAGCTGCTTGGAGCATCACCATTTATCATCAATTTTGCTGGTGATCTGAAATATG CAGTAGGAGATTCTGATATTCCTAGCCAGCAGAATGTGAACATGGAAAATCTAGAATCAAGTCTTGCTTCTAGGAAGGTGTGGATGGCTTCCTCTATTCATAAAGATGAAGAAGCAG TTATCTTATGGATACACAAAGAACTAGCAAAAACATATTCAAGCTTGCTCACAATTATTGTTCCTCGACATCCCCAGCAAGGACAGCAGATAACTGAA GCAGTGCAGAGGGAAGGGGTGAATGTTGCATTGAGGTCTCAAAGCAAAGCTGTTCTTCCTAGTGCGAACTTTTATGTGGTTGACACATTAG GTGAATTGAAAAGCTTGTATAGGTTGAGCCCAATTGCTGTGGTAGGAGGATCATTTATCCAGGGATTATCTGGACACAATATGTGCgaagctgctgctgctggttgTGCTGTTTTGACTG GTCGCAGGAAAAATTGA
- the LOC116264329 gene encoding probable 3-deoxy-D-manno-octulosonic acid transferase, mitochondrial isoform X3: MRISKQRNMSRGKMTGWQSKGRVISVVYRAVTYALTPLIFLHVSVRRLRGVEHPTRWTERFGYPSSLRPDGPLLWFHAVSLGEGMAVLPVIRHCVHHHPHLNVLMTTTTTSAFNVIKDRLPECVIYQVSLALLNARMSIKSFKLWSNIAVKPLMSSILSRFSLISPLSTNEAIHFQLLGASPFIINFAGDLKYAVGDSDIPSQQNVNMENLESSLASRKVWMASSIHKDEEAVILWIHKELAKTYSSLLTIIVPRHPQQGQQITEAVQREGVNVALRSQSKAVLPSANFYVVDTLGELKSLYRLSPIAVVGGSFIQGLSGHNMCEAAAAGCAVLTGPHVGHFSQMVQEMQRLEPLSVQQVAGKIELLDHLRKLLSDAKTLEDHRIAAKKAAFGLSRGVVQNVWNLIDIHVLKKHVQERDM; encoded by the exons ATGCGTATAAGCAAGCAGCGCAACATGTCGCGGGGAAAAATGACGGGGTGGCAGTCGAAGGGGAGGGTGATCAGCGTTGTCTATAGAGCGGTGACCTACGCTCTCACCCCTCTCATCTTTCTGCACGTCAGTGTAAGGAGGCTTCGTGGCGTCGAGCACCCCACCAGGTGGACCGAACGCTTCGGCTACCCATCTTCTCTTCGTCCAGATGGACCCCTCCTCTGGTTCCATGCCGTCTCCTTAG GTGAAGGGATGGCTGTGCTTCCAGTAATCAGGCACTGCGTCCACCACCACCCTCATCTCAATGTTCTCatgaccaccaccaccacctccgcCTT TAATGTCATTAAAGACCGGCTTCCTGAGTGTGTGATCTATCAG GTTTCACTGGCATTGTTGAATGCCCGCATGTCCATCAAATCCTTCAAATTATGGTCAAATATTGCCGTGAAGCCATTAATGTCATCAATATTGTCAAGATTTTCATTGATTTCACCATTA AGCACAAATGAAGCAATCCATTTCCAGCTGCTTGGAGCATCACCATTTATCATCAATTTTGCTGGTGATCTGAAATATG CAGTAGGAGATTCTGATATTCCTAGCCAGCAGAATGTGAACATGGAAAATCTAGAATCAAGTCTTGCTTCTAGGAAGGTGTGGATGGCTTCCTCTATTCATAAAGATGAAGAAGCAG TTATCTTATGGATACACAAAGAACTAGCAAAAACATATTCAAGCTTGCTCACAATTATTGTTCCTCGACATCCCCAGCAAGGACAGCAGATAACTGAA GCAGTGCAGAGGGAAGGGGTGAATGTTGCATTGAGGTCTCAAAGCAAAGCTGTTCTTCCTAGTGCGAACTTTTATGTGGTTGACACATTAG GTGAATTGAAAAGCTTGTATAGGTTGAGCCCAATTGCTGTGGTAGGAGGATCATTTATCCAGGGATTATCTGGACACAATATGTGCgaagctgctgctgctggttgTGCTGTTTTGACTG GCCCCCATGTAGggcatttctctcaaatggtaCAGGAGATGCAAAGGCTAGAGCCTCTTTCAGTACAACAG GTCGCAGGAAAAATTGAACTGCTGGACCACTTGAGAAAGCTCCTTAGCGATGCCAAAACCTTAGAGGACCACCGAATCGCTGCCAAGAAAGCAGCTTTTGGTTTGTCACGCGGAGTGGTCCAGAATGTCTGGAACCTGATTGATATACATGTATTGAAGAAACACGTTCAAGAACGTGATATGTAA
- the LOC116264328 gene encoding pentatricopeptide repeat-containing protein At2g37310-like, producing MKTGCLRRLLASLQQSPESPNYTGVGSLIQHCTDHRLLRPGRQLHGRLILLDVRPANYLGSKLITFYAKSGDVGCARQVFDRLPQRNLFTWNAMLIGYSLHDCHREALLLFCSLLCSGLRPDNYTITCLLKACFSSYVDVGQFSAGIHSYVLRNGFDSDIFVLNGLVTAYARMGDLVAARRVFDGMPERDVVSWNAIIGAYAQSGRYEESLKLYDEMGVAGVQPDEVTVVSALQACANLQDLRRGMSIQEEISKGGIAMDTAVWNSLITLYAKCGDLNYAQKLLDEMPKRDPVSWGSIISGYMQYGYCRKAMEIFQTMKNRGENEQPSLSTWNAMIAGLVQNGYHGEVPRMVRDMQLARFRPNSVTISSILPTCSYFSASRTGKEIHAHAIRNSHDQNAYVATALIDMYAKAGSLEEARRTFGWTMVKSAFVWTSIIASYAAHGHAETCFALFREMVDTGTNPDSITLTSVLTACSRAGLISEAQWVFEGMFTSYGISPTAEHRACMVDAYGRAGMLEEAIQFIGRAQEEANPRVWGALLGAALIHNNTAIGEFAANRLFELEPENEGNYILLANIYAQAGKWKDAKIVREMMKEKGLKKSPGCSWIEINKERRRFVVGDKWNAQTEGTCEVSENLLGEMRQACYCSSEEELAVERIECT from the coding sequence ATGAAAACTGGCTGCCTCCGGCGGCTGCTGGCAAGCCTGCAGCAGTCCCCTGAGTCTCCCAACTATACTGGCGTTGGCTCGCTTATCCAGCACTGCACCGACCATCGCCTTCTGCGGCCGGGCCGTCAGCTCCATGGACGCCTCATCCTTCTGGACGTCCGTCCCGCCAACTACCTTGGCTCCAAGCTCATCACCTTCTACGCGAAGTCCGGCGACGTGGGATGTGCACGCCAGGTATTCGACAGATTGCCGCAGAGAAACCTCTTCACGTGGAACGCTATGCTCATCGGTTACTCGCTCCATGACTGTCACCGGGAAGCCCTGCTGCTCTTCTGTTCGCTTCTGTGCTCCGGTCTCCGCCCAGACAATTACACCATCACGTGTCTTCTGAAAGCATGTTTTTCGAGCTATGTTGACGTCGGGCAATTTAGTGCAGGGATCCACTCGTACGTCCTTAGAAATGGGTTTGATTCTGATATCTTTGTTCTCAATGGTTTAGTGACTGCATATGCGAGGATGGGTGATTTGGTTGCTGCTCGGCGAGTATTCGATGGAATGCCCGAAAGAGACGTGGTGTCTTGGAATGCAATAATAGGTGCTTATGCGCAGAGTGGGAGGTATGAGGAGAGCCTTAAGTTGTATGACGAGATGGGAGTGGCTGGCGTTCAGCCAGATGAGGTTACCGTGGTTAGTGCACTGCAAGCTTGCGCTAACTTACAGGATCTCAGACGCGGGATGAGTATCCAAGAGGAGATCTCAAAGGGCGGGATTGCAATGGATACGGCCGTGTGGAATTCGTTGATTACATTGTATGCAAAATGTGGGGATTTGAACTATGCACAGAAATTGCTGGATGAAATGCCTAAAAGAGATCCAGTTTCTTGGGGATCAATTATTTCGGGCTACATGCAATATGGATACTGCCGTAAGGCCATGGAGATATTCCAAACTATGAAGAACAGGGGAGAGAATGAGCAACCTTCGCTTAGCACATGGAATGCGATGATTGCGGGCTTGGTGCAGAATGGTTATCATGGTGAAGTTCCTCGAATGGTTCGAGACATGCAGCTCGCACGATTTAGACCGAATTCCGTCACGATCTCTAGCATCCTGCCCACATGTTCATATTTCTCTGCTTCGCGCACGGGGAAAGAAATCCATGCCCATGCCATCCGAAATAGCCATGACCAAAATGCTTATGTGGCAACTGCACTTATCGACATGTATGCAAAAGCTGGTAGCCTTGAAGAAGCTCGCAGAACTTTTGGTTGGACAATGGTGAAGAGTGCATTTGTTTGGACTTCTATTATTGCTAGCTATGCCGCCCATGGGCATGCAGAGACATGTTTTGCACTCTTCCGTGAAATGGTGGATACAGGTACAAATCCTGATTCCATCACGTTGACCTCGGTCCTAACTGCATGCAGTCGGGCAGGTCTGATTAGCGAAGCTCAGTGGGTCTTTGAAGGTATGTTTACTAGCTATGGAATAAGTCCGACTGCTGAGCACCGCGCATGTATGGTTGATGCTTATGGTCGAGCTGGAATGCTTGAAGAAGCGATCCAATTCATTGGGAGGGCGCAGGAGGAGGCAAACCCACGAGTGTGGGGTGCATTGCTTGGTGCTGCTTTAATTCATAACAATACCGCCATTGGAGAATTTGCTGCCAATCGATTGTTTGAGTTGGAGCCGGAGAATGAGGGAAATTACATCCTTCTAGCTAATATTTATGCACAGGCAGGGAAGTGGAAAGATGCAAAAATAGTGAGGGAGATGATGAAGGAGAAAGGACTGAAGAAAAGCCCAGGATGCAGTTGGATCGAGATAAATAAAGAAAGGCGCAGGTTTGTTGTCGGAGACAAATGGAATGCTCAAACAGAAGGAACGTGTGAAGTTTCTGAAAACCTGCTTGGGGAGATGAGACAGGCTTGTTATTGTTCATCTGAGGAAGAATTGGCTGTTGAAAGGATAGAATGTACATAA